CTTCTTCTACACGCCCGAATGGGCTACGGAATACCTGGAAATCCCGGTGCTGCTGAAGTTCGACCTCATGCCTGCGGGGCCGGCTCATCCAAACCTCTTCGCCGGGCCGGCGCTGGATTTCCTCCTTGGTTCGGAGTTCCGGGTCAGCGACTATCGAATCGACCTCTCCGATTACACCCAGTCGGTGGACGTGGGGCTCGTCTTCGGCGGCGGCATCGACTACGGGTACTTCACTTTCGACGCGCGGTACACGGTGGGATTGATCGGCATGGTCGATGGCTTCGATGATTTCGCCGCCGCGGTCAACGAGGCGACGGGAGCGGAACCGGGCGACAGTTACTATCTCGACGGCGACCTCTCGGTGAAGATCACGAACACGAACCTATCGTTCATGGTCGGGGTGAGGTTCTGAGACGGCGCCGGCGGGCGGGGCGGAGGCGGGCGAGCCGGGGAGACGCCGGCTCGGATGCGGCCGCGGCTGTCACATTCTGACGCGAGTCCCCGGCCCGGCCGGTCCGGCGCCCGATATCGATGCCGCACTCCAAGACTGCTGTTGACGGTGCATTGGGAGCGGCGGATATTGGCCCACGGAAAATCACGAAGCGGTCGGATGATTCTTCGCGCCAGGGCCCACAGCGCCCTGGGAAAGGAGGCGATGACATGAGATTCGGTGCTGCTTTACTTCTGGCGGCGGCGGCCCTGTTCGGCCCGGGGCCGGCGGCCGCCGACGACGCCGGTGTTCCGCTCACGGCTGTCAGCGCCCACTCATTGGGCCCTGAGCGCTTGGGGAATCTGCCGCCGGTCATCGTGCCGGTCGACAACCCCCAGACCGACACGAAAGTCCTGCTGGGCAAACAGCTCTATTTCGACACCCGCCTGTCCAAGGACAACACGATCAGTTGTGCGACGTGCCACAATCCGGCCATGGGTTGGTCGGACGCGGGGCCGACGAGTGCGGGGATCAACAGCCAGCGCGGCGGACGACGTGCGCCGCCGGTCTCGAACGCGGCCTACAGCCCGCTGCAGTTCTGGGACGGCCGGGCGCCGTCGCTCGAAGAGCAGGCGAAAGGGCCGATCGCGAACCCGATCGAAATGGGCAACACCCACGACGCGATGCTCCGGACGGTCGACGGCTTCCCGGAGTACGTGGAAGAGTTCAAGCGGGTTTTCGGGGAGGTCCCGATCACGCTCGACCTGGTCGCCCAGGCGATTGCCGCCTATGAGCGAACGATTGTGACCACCGACTCGCCGTTCGATCGCTTCGTGCGCGGCGATCAGTCGGCCCTCACCCGGCAGGAGAAGCAGGGGCTGGAGATATTCAACGGCAAGGGGCACTGCACGCTGTGCCACTGGGGGGGGTATTTCTCCGACGGCCGGTTCCATAATCTCGGGGTCGCCCCGGCTCCCGGCGCCGCCTACGACGAGGGCCGCCAGGCGGTCACGAAAGACCCCGCCGACGCGGCGAAGTTCAAGACGCCGACGGTGCGGGACGCCGCGAAACGCCCACCCTACATGCACAACGGGACCGAGAAGACGCTGCACGACGTCGTGACGCTGTACAACCGCGGCGGGGGAACGGACGATGCGAATCTCGACCCCCTCATGCTCCCGCTGGGGCTGTCGCGCGCGGAGATCGACGCCCTGGTGGCTTTCATGGAGCGCGCCATGGTCAGCAGCAACCCCTCGGTGGCGAACGAACAGCCGGTCGCGCCGGAGAAAATGCCCAAGTGAAGGAGGTTATCATGAGCAGAATGATGAGACGCGGCGCGCTCGCGATCGGTATCCTCCTGATGGTACCTCAGGTGAGCCAGGGGGTGCCGGCATTCGCGCGGAAGTACGGTTTCAACTGCAATATGTGCCACACGGGGTTCACCAAGCTCAACGATTTCGGCCAGCTCTACCGGAACAGCGGCTACCAGATTCCGGGACAGGAGGGGTTGGAGAGAACGGTGTTTGAGACGGCGCCGCCGCTGGCGGTGCGCACCAGTGTCGGCCTGTTCGCCAGCCACCGGCCCAATGCCAACACCGCCGGGTTCGCCATCCACGGACTGGATGTGTTCTCGGCCGGAGTGCTCCACAAGAACATCTCGTACCTCATCGTCTATACGCCGCGGATCGACGAACCGGCGGCCGACTACACCGGGCCGGCCGACGGGTCCGCTCCCAGCCAGCTCGGGGGGCTCGAATCGGCCAACCTGGTTTTCAGCAATCTGGTGCCGGATGCCGTCAACGTGCGGGTCGGACGGTTCGAGCCCGCCTACCATCCGTTCAGCAGCAAGCGGTCGTACTACCTGCTCCAGCCGTACGAGATTTACGCGTTCACCACGCCGTCGAACGGCTTCGTGTTCGACGACAACCAGTTGGGAGTGGAGGTGACCGGGCACTTCCGCCGCGGGTTGTTCTATGCCCTCGGGGTGGTCAACGGCAGCGGGGCCAACCCCGACAACAGCCGCGCGAAAGACGTGTATGTGCGGGCCTCGCAGGTGTTCGGGCGCGGCGAAGGACAGAACGCCGGCCAGCGAATCGGTCTGTTCGGGTATTTCGGGTGGTGTCCGACCATCACGGGCGATCCCTCTCCCGATGCGGCCGGGCAGGGGAATGGCCGGGCGCATGCGCAGTTCCACCGCATCGGCGCCGACCTCAGCCTGAACTGGCAGACGTTCAACCTGCACGGCATGTTCCTGCAGGGATCCGATGACCAGGCCATTAACC
This genomic stretch from Candidatus Zixiibacteriota bacterium harbors:
- a CDS encoding PorT family protein — protein: MKQLILMAGALLMLGIAASAQESPAGVTGKGVKLGLDFSRINTEYDELDDFLDSRVGFTAGAFLTYRVSRQFAVQPEILYVAKGAEKDFFFYTPEWATEYLEIPVLLKFDLMPAGPAHPNLFAGPALDFLLGSEFRVSDYRIDLSDYTQSVDVGLVFGGGIDYGYFTFDARYTVGLIGMVDGFDDFAAAVNEATGAEPGDSYYLDGDLSVKITNTNLSFMVGVRF
- a CDS encoding cytochrome-c peroxidase, translated to MRFGAALLLAAAALFGPGPAAADDAGVPLTAVSAHSLGPERLGNLPPVIVPVDNPQTDTKVLLGKQLYFDTRLSKDNTISCATCHNPAMGWSDAGPTSAGINSQRGGRRAPPVSNAAYSPLQFWDGRAPSLEEQAKGPIANPIEMGNTHDAMLRTVDGFPEYVEEFKRVFGEVPITLDLVAQAIAAYERTIVTTDSPFDRFVRGDQSALTRQEKQGLEIFNGKGHCTLCHWGGYFSDGRFHNLGVAPAPGAAYDEGRQAVTKDPADAAKFKTPTVRDAAKRPPYMHNGTEKTLHDVVTLYNRGGGTDDANLDPLMLPLGLSRAEIDALVAFMERAMVSSNPSVANEQPVAPEKMPK